Below is a window of Dictyostelium discoideum AX4 chromosome 1 chromosome, whole genome shotgun sequence DNA.
attttataatttcgttattattataaaaccaTATTATTAggttaaaatatattaatattataatgattCTAAATTTGCTATTTTAATGGtagatttctttttcttaaaatagaaaatttaaattcaattaatttatttcgaAACAAACACTGGGGGGGATTGGGGGTAAAAAATTTTCGtcttttattgtttttgtatAGATTTTAATAGATCCGCgcataaaaattttaaaaaaaaattcaaaaaaaataaaataattctaaaaataaaaaaactcaaTTTTTACCCCGAAAACCAATTTTGATGATCAATATCCTGGCACGACATAGTGTTGATATAAACatcataaaattttttttttttttgaaaattttctttgtgaatttaaaaaataaatctaaaaaaaagagatttgTTCATTTCTCACAATCAggaataaaaagaaaaaaataaaaaatttgggGTGCTTCTcaagggtttttttttttttttcatagaATCTGTATGTGTAGTGACCATTGCaagaataattaattaaaaatttttgattaaattatttaaatttattttttttttactttttatttttttttttttatttttttttattttttttttttcatatttaaaagaaagatttttttttttttattttttttattttttttttttaaacaatcaaaaaaataaaaaaaaaaataaaaaaaataaaaataaaaaaaaaataaatttttttaaaaaaaaaaaaagtaaaaaaaaaaaatctttttttttctcgcCTCAACCAACTACATAAATACACACACCCATCACAAATACACATATAAAAGAGATATTTTCTGAATACGATTTGGTatccagttttttttttttcgttttcattatattgttttttgttttttttttttttttttttttttgtaacattacttttctattttttttttttttttttttttttttgtatattgTAAAATACTTTTTATATCACATTTTATcgaaaaaatcatttatagCATCACACCTTTTTAtagtaaaattattttatttccaattattttatttcaaaaaaataaaataaaataaaaaaataaaataaaaataaaaaaataaaaataaaataaaacctgtaccattaaaaataatattaatattaataataataataataataataataataataataataataataataaatttgtaataatactaaataataccaaatatatatataataacaaATATTTATACAAACCAtaccaaaaattaaaaacgcgaattaataataattataaaaaaaaataaaataaaaatatttacccaataattattcattttttggaTATAATAACATCAGCGCatttcatattaaaaaaaataaaaaaacctaaataattttttttttttttttctatttatttatttatctatctatctatctttttttttttttttttttttttttttttgtatactTGTCGATTCCAGTAAATATTTCGAAATTTGTgtgtttgtgtgtgtgtgctACTgtagtaataaataataaataataaataataaataataaataataaataataataataataataataatcataataataataataatataataataataaataataacaacagcTAATACTCTacatttaattcaataatagctaatataaacaatttcttcttttctatttattcttttctttttttcttatttattattattttttttttttttttatatataaaatcaaaccctactattttttaatttatagcCTAAAATAGtaaattgtaatattacTTCAGATTTTATACCTCATCAAAtatcaataacaataaatatttaaaaaaaaaaaaaaaaaaaaaaaaaaaaaaaaaaagaaagaaaaaaaaaaaattattatatttagcTTTTCccaaaacaaacaaaacaaaacaaaacaaagtataataaaaacaaaacaaaaataataataatttaaagtaAGTCTTTTCATCTACCAatgtcattttatttttgatcatcaaatttttatttttatttttattttattttatttttttttttttaattttttttttttttttttaaaatctcatCTTTgtctctttttttattttattttatttttattttttttatttttatttttttcttttttgatttataaaaattaaatagtttcaaaaaaaaaaaaaaaattttaatttaaaaagcaTGTGTCAAGTAAGATTCACacaaagaaatcaattttcaaaaaaaaaataaaaaaaaaataatttaaataataataaaaaaaaaaaaaaggagatACAATCACCaacccccaaaaaaaaaaaaaaattattatatctaCTTGGtgtaaattcaattaataatcacactaaaaaaaaaataaaaaaaagggaaaaaaaaaaaaaaggaaaaatcaCCTGTATAAATGACAAATAGGTGgttcaaaagaaaaacaaaatattatttattgtaattatttcaattccacacacacacacacacacctTCACATTGTGTTTAACAATCACCAATCTATGAGcggatgataataataaaaaaaaaaaaaaaaaattaataataataataataaattaaaataataatagtaatactgTTAAAACACACCAttatagattttaaaaacaataaaaaaaataatgataataattaaaataaaaaacatgttgcattcatattttttatttttacacaaaattaacaataatgGCAAAATTTTACTACCAAAATTggtgtggtttttttttttttttttttggaaataattatttataggtttatttaattggctattgtatttttatttattttatatatatttgtatAAGTGGttgggattttttttttttttttgtcttattattattattattattattattattattatttttctttttttttttttttttttttattagggATTGATACATTCACATAATAACCACACCCACTAATTcacattgatttaattttttttttttttttttttttttttttttttttttttttttattattcccaattattttttttcttatttttaatttatttatttaattaatttttttaaaattattattgttaataaattattattatatcattattattactttttttttttttaaaaaaattattattattattattttttgtatatGTTTCATTAGATCAAAACCATAAAATTCGGTTGATTTTATACATTTTGTCATATTTTCCAAtcatataattaaataattaaataattaaataaatataaataaataaataaaaataaataaataataaataataatttaattttttttttattttttttttattttttttttttaacaggaaattaataatttaaaggaATCACAGTCAATAGGTTTGTATACTTCAATAGTGGGTTAGAATACTCATTTTCGTCATaactatcatcattatttattattttattatttgttttgttaATTATGTCACCACAAGGGGCACTCAtttctatttaaattatttgtttttatttttatttctttttttttttttttttttttttttttttttttttttcttcaataATCACACTAGGCCACACCGGTTTGGGGTGCATTTATTTTaccacactttttttttttttttttccttttttaagTGAtcatatatattattattttttttttttttatttttttttttttttttgggggtgattaatcttaaaaattaaatttttaaattttaatttttttttttttaaaaaaatttttttttttttaattttttaaattggttgGTTTTTCActtcaatttaaattaaaattaattatcatattttttttttttttttctttccaaATTTGTGTTGtgtgtgaaaataaaaataaaaattaaaataaaaataataataataataattgtaattgtaagaaaatcattcaaaccaacatcatcattcaaacaacaccaacacacTCCTCCcatttgatattattatttttaataataataaaaaaaaaaaaaaaaaaaaaaaataataataataatttaatacgCTCGCACAATTGTGTGTTTGtgggttttaattttttttttttttctattttttttttttttttaaaaaaatataaaaaaaaataataattgcaatactatttttttttttttcctttttgtgtgaagtaataataataattttatttaattaaatttattttatttatacgTTTATTAGGGTTAGTGGTTTATTGGGTGAATAATTAGTAGGAGTGGTCATTcacatcatttaaatttaatttcccaaaaaaaaaaaaaaaaaaaaaataattggattTTGTGTGGCCATTTCATATAAATTCTCATTCACAGTgtcaccaaattcaattgacTTTATTAACACCCCATATATATCACCACACAAATACCACACCCTTTCACACACTTACTCCCTAATATTGTatgtaattaataatattattgtgattttttaaaattatataaaacaaatatattatattttttattttattttttaaaaatataaattgttttttttttttttaatttctttttttttttttttttaaaacaattttttaaacatttatataattaaaaaaaaaaaaaaaaaaaaaatataaaaaaaaaaaaaatataaaaacaaatttgttattatatttaatctGTTCATTTCATATTCATATTCAATGTTTTAtgtcaatattattttaatatctacaaaattaaattatctgaccataatttaaattttaattatccaATCACATTatttcagttttttttttttatttttattttttatttttttattttttttttttttaatttttttttatttggttgacatttaataattatacaaTTTTGTTTCCATTTTATTCTCCACTCACAAACATTCAATATCACTCACTCCCACTTATCTATCAATTAAAGAGTGGTGTtaagattttaatttctaatcatcattttttattatttttattttttttttggtttttttatttttattttttttttttgaatatttattttaaaataatattttttttttttttttcctaattaaatttatttatttattcaattaaatttaattcaaaccaattgtggtttttttttatttatttttttaatttttaaatctattaaaaaaaaaaaatattttaaaattatctcTAAAAAGTATTTCATacaaataattgtaaaattaattttatatatgtaTTTGCTCATAACCATAAAAgcaaaaatatattaattaaagattacGATCATAAATAAATTCACTCACtaccaactttttttttttttttttttttttttttttttttttttttaaaaaaaaataaaaaataaaaataaaaataaaaataaaaataaaaataaaaataaaaataaaaataaaaataataataataataataataataataattaataataaccgTTTGGGTTTTAATTATTAGATTACTTGGCCcttctttattttaaattatttttattataattttaattatatatatattttttattttttggttatatttaaataatttaaaatttaaattttaaataaaaaaaaaaataataaatactaattcaaattattttttattttttattttttattttttattttttttatctcttAGAATTCTTACTTAtacaatatatttatataaaatggaATTAACAACTGAAGCCCcattcattaataataataataataataataataataataataataataataataataataataataataataataataataataataataataacaatactcCTAATAATACTTCATACTCAAACTATCCACAAAGTGGTTACGTATATCAAAACTatccattaaataataataatggaggtaataataataatacaatctATTATAACCAACCACAACAATATGATCCAAACTATCAAACATCAGTAACATCAAATTCATATCCACAATATTCATATTTTGCTTCCCCAAATATTATTTCACCAATTCCATCACCATGTTTGGGAtcaacaccatcaccaaTCCCATCACCAACCATTTACcaatatagtaataatagcaataattaTTGTGCTATTAACACCCCACCACTTACATCAGTTCCATCACCAATATTAAACtgtaataacaaaaaaagaccagaatttaataataataacaataatcataatcataataataataataataataataataataataataactacaattataataatagtaataataatcaacaacaacaaaaacaacaacaacaacaacaacaacaacaacaacaaccacaacaaccacaacaacaatcacaacaacaacaacaacaacaacaacaacaacaacaacaacaacaacaacaatttaaacAAACCAATATAAATACAACACCAAAAAATTTATCGCCTGTTTTGCAATCGGTAAACTCCTCTGCATCTTCAACACCACAAATTCAATCATATTTCCAACAACCacaataccaacaacaataccaacaacaataccaacaacaataccaacaataccaacaaccacaacaactaTCATCAGCAAATACTACACCACAAACAAATGAACGTCCAAACTATAGTAGTATTATTCAgccaaatcaattattttcacAAATGGTTCCATCTTTCATCAATGGagctattaataataataataataataataataataataataataataataataataataataataataataataataataataataataataataataataataatactaccactaataataataataataataataataataataattataataacatTACATATTTCCAACCATACACACCcttttcaattgttgataattCATCAATGATTGTGCCTGAcaaacaacctcaacaacaacaaccccAACAACAACcccaacagcaacaacaacaacaacaacaacaacaacaacaacaacaacaacaacaacaacaacaacaacaacaacaacaacaacaacaacaacaacaaaattataatgatgatagtaataaaaataataataataataataataataataataataataataataataataataataataataataataataatgaaaatattaatagcagcaataataacaatatgtATAATATTTGTCCAGCTGCTGCTTATCAAAATATCCAATTTATAAAAGAACAATCAAACTcttctttatcatcatcacaaccAATTCCtccatttaatttatataatgaGCAACCCCAACAACAACcccaacaaccacaaccaaccCAATCACAACCAATTCTTTCATCATCCTCAACATCAGTATTTGATattaatcatcatcatcatcatcaacaacaacaacaacaacaacaacaacaacaacaacaacaacaacaacaacaacaacaacaacaacaacaacaacaacaacaacaaccacaaccaaatttatcatcatcatcatatgctgataataataattcattccAATCATCTAGTGGTAATGTTTGGGAATCACAATCATCACCAATTCAATCATCTGTTCAAatttcatcaccaccacaatCAAATCAATCCTCTATTGCACCAGCTCCTGCTGTTAATTTGAGTGCCTCTGCTTCCTCGGTTGCCACCACTACAAAACAatcaaatgttaaaaaacaaaaacaacaacaacaacaacaacaacaacaacaacaaactaaACGTCAAGAGTTATCTGATAGTGAAGATGATActgataatggtgatgatattgatgaagatgatgaagacgatgacgaagatgaagatgatatgGAAGATGAAGACACATCATCCTCCTCATCCTCATCCTCATCCTCCTCCTCATTATCTAAAAAATCACCAGCTGTTAAAAAATCTGGTTTGAAAAAGTCTGGAAGATCAAAATCATCGTCAAATGAATCAAAAGCCAAAGGACATTGGacaaaagaagaagatgaaaaatTGCGTAGTTTGGTGGATTTACATGGTACCAAAAGATGGAAGTATATTGCATCATTGTTATGTTTACGTAATGGTAGACAGTGTAGAGAGAGATGGTCCAATCAATTGGACCCATCCATTAAAAGAGATGCTTGGACCTTGGAGGAAGATAGAATCATCTTGGATGCTCACTCTAAATATGGTAATAAATGGGCTGAAATCTCTAAACTCTTGCCGGGTAGAACTAATTGCGCCATTAAAAATCATTGGAACTCCACtatgaaaagaaaattaagTAAAAAACAATATGACTTCTCATCGTTGCCACCAATCTCTTCCTCCATTGTAAGTGATAATTCCTCATCTTTGTCAACTCCAActgattcaatttcatcttcACCTTCAACTTCACCAATTACTTTAAGTAGTAATGTAGTTgtaaatgattttgattcacaacaacaacaacaacaacaacaaacttatcaacaaccaccaccacaatcaCAAGATAGTGGCAataatcaattcaattttaataataataataataataataataataataataataataataataatagtgttgagtccattaaattatatacaaatgtaaatatttCATACATTTAAATCATATTTCACCCCACCAATCTTCCCAAaccattaaattttttttttttttaactttgtTACTAACCAATCGATCATATTTATAGTAAACTAAAAACAAGTCATTTTTTTAACGTTATTAGCGCCAAAtcatcaaattaaaataaaccctatttattataaacaactttcaagaagaaaaaaaaaaaaaaaaaaaaaaaaaaaaaatgaacttcataaaaaaaaaaaaaaccaaaaaaaaaaaaaaaaactttgtaaataattcaCACCAACAATGATTGATATTTGCgcattaaatcatttaatacttttttcGAACCAACAATAAGGAAATATtattcaacaaaaaaaaaaaaaaaaaatattgtaaaaaaaaattaatcaattttttatttaattaaaaaaaaaaaaaaaaaaaaaaaaaaaaaaaaaaaaaatcaagatatatagaattaattgtaaataaaataatataaaaataatatttgaaatgtaatgtttttttccatttctctttttttcattttttatttttatttttattttatttctcatttttttttattctaaaaTTAGAAACCTcacatattttattaataatgttattattattattttttttttttttttttgaacctTGTGTCCCAATATTCTCttaaacaatttattatttttattattttttttttaaaaaataattatttttctttcaactttttctttttaatttttttttattttatttttttttatttttttattaattaaaagtcTAAATATTACCccttctattttttattaattaaaaacataaatatataaatcaaccattatattatatatatatatataatttttttttaatattatttttttaaaaaaaaagaatgattaattcttttaaaaaattaattattcttATTTCATTGGTGATTATTTTACTTTCATcgaataatattttcatagattcatttaaaattccagttaatcaaaaaaatgttaaatcaAGTGGTGATTCATCATATCAAATAGGTGCCGGTATTTATGATATCACTGGTAAGTATAATTTATAATGTCAAAAgatagtttttaaaatatattttttttattacaattattaattttggttttCTCTTTTACtcaacacaaaaaaaaaaaataaatatataggTGCAAGCGCTGAAGGTATTTAAGAAAAATTTTGATGACCCCTTTTTTTCATAGAAATActaatcattaattaaaatttattatattatcatattaattgtatcattttttttattttatatttttaaactaAAAGTTAATTTAATGGGTTATGCTAATCCACTTCAAGTTGGTGCaggtaaataataattttattttcaattgaatatattttaatattaataaatactaattaaaataaaaaataataacaaaggTATTCATTTTCGTCAAAGAGCACGTGCCTTTGTTTTTGTAgattcaaatggtaataGAGCTGTATATGTTAGTACTGATTCATgtaaagtattattattattttaattattttaatttaaataataagagggacaaaaaataaatcttttatattaattattattatttttttttaataaattattattatttattaaaaggtATGATTTTCCAAGAAGTTAAAATTCATGTGGTTGAATTGCTACAAGATATTTTTGGACCAAATGTTTATACAGAGGCAAATGTATTATTAAGTGGTACTCATACTCATTCTGGTCCGGCTGGTTTTTCACAATATGCACTTTATGGTATTACATCATTAggattttataaaaagaatttcGATACAATTTGTAATGGTATAGTTCAAGCAATTGTTAAAGCTCATAAATCTGTTCAACCTGCAAACATGTTTACTGAAACTGGTGAATTATGGAATACAAATATAAAGTATgtgtttatatattttaattaataaaaaattaaattaacattttaatatttaaattatatataaaaaaaaaaaaaaaaaaatagtcgTTCACCTTTTGCATATGATAATAATccagaagaagaaaaagcaATGTACGATTCAAATGTTGATAAAAATATGACAGTACTTAGAATTGAAGATATGAATGGTAATCCATTTGCTGCAATTAGCTTTTTCGCTGTTCATTGTACTTCAATGAATAATACAAATCACCTGATCTCTGGTGATAATAAGGGCTATGCAAGTTATCTTTGGGAAAAACAAGTAAATGGTCCTGGAACTGCTGGTAAAGGTCCTTTTGTAGCGGCATTTGGTCAAAGTAATGAAGggtatttatatattataaaaattaaaaaaaaaactatatttttaaaaaaattattaataatttataaatttaaaaatatagtGATGTATCACCAAATACTCGTGGACCAACATGTAGAGACGGATCACCATGTGATTATAAAACAAGTACATGTAATGGAAGAAATGAAGAATGTTGGTCATTAGGACCAGGTAAAGATGGTGATATGTTTGAATCAACACAAATTATAGGTGgaaatcaatttaataaagcattggaattatttaataatgcaAGTATTCAAGTTAGTGGTCCTGTTCAATATAGACATTCTTGGGTACAATTTACAAATGTTTCAGTGGAACCACCATATAATAGTGGTGTTGATAATGCAACTACTTGTAGAGGTGCAATGGGATATAGTTTTGCTGCTGGTACAACCGATGGTCCTGGTGCATTTAATTTTGTTCaaagtgataataatacatcTGGTAATCCATTTTGGAATTTCATTGGTGACTTTATTGCAAAACCAACACCAGATCAAATTAGATGTCAATCACCCAAACCAATTTTACTTGATGTTGGTATGGTTGAACCAATCCCATGGGTACCAGATGTTATGCCAATTCAAATTGTAACTATTGGACAAATTGTATTGGTTGCTGTACCTGGTGAATTTACAACAATGTCTGGTAGAAGATTAAGAAATAGTGTTAGAGAAATCATTGgggaatcaattgaaaatccaattgttttaattgctGGTCTTTCCAATACTTATTCTGGTTATATAGCAACATTTGAAGAATATCAAGTTCAAAGATATGAGGGTGGTatgtaattaaataattttaatatataattataaatattttaattaaaaaattataataataataataattataataataataataataacatttaaattaaatttaaaaattagcATCAACTGTTTTTGGTCCACATACTCTTGGTTCATATATGCAAGAGTTTGGAAAACTTGCACAATCAATTGTTGATGGAACAACAGTTCCTGCAGGTCCAACTCCAAGAAATTTAACAGGTCACACACTTTTCTTTTTACCACCAGTAATTGTAGATGCCGCACCagattttgatgattttggtGAAGTTTCAATTGATGTCAATCTTAATTATTCAGTAAATGAAACAGTATCATGTGTTTTTTATGGTGGTAATCCTAGAAATGATTTTATGATTGAATCATCATTCTTATCAGTTGATTTATTGACAGGTACAGATCAATGGACAACAGTTTTAGATGATGGTGATTGGGATACAAAATTCAAATGGAAAATGCACGATTTAggtttttctttaattactATAGAATGGGTTATTGCTCCAGATACAACACCAGGTACTTATAGAATAACTCATAGTGGTTTTGCTAAAAAGAATCCTTTCTCTTCAAATTTAACTCCTTATCAAGGTATCTCAAGAAATTTTGTAGTTCAATAAAGTACTTTATATTTTagattataaataaataaattagtttttaaaaaaggaaatctgattaaaaatttttttttttttttttttaattttcaaattaactttatttttggcgtagatttttttaattcatttttagaacaaggtaatttaatttgtttttttttttttttttttaattcctaTTTCATTTCTTTAATTGGAACAGAATCTAACCAAAGATTATGAAGTGTATCGAAAAGCTCTTTAGTTACGCTAACTTTGTAAGGAGTTGGATTACTATTACGAAGATGATCCTCTCTAACTTTAGATATTTGTTGGAAACAGTATTCTCTAATATCATTTAATGCTGGTAAGGGCATTGTTAATTGACCTTTTTCAAAAACTATATGATGTAATTTTTCGATTTGAACTGGTGTTACGATGACTCTTTTTTGTTCTTCAAATGGATGTAAACATAAAACCTTTTTACCGACTTGTGGAATTTGTTTAGAACCATCTTTGATCATATCATTATCGTCAACTAAAAGGTCAACCAATGGGTGACCTTCAGAACCAAATAAACGATAGGCTGTTTTTCTACCTGGAAGTGTGATTTTATTTGCCTCTTGTGATAATTTAATACGTGGTGAACCATTGATTTCTACCAATTTATAAACACAACCTAGAGCTGGTTGTGCTTGACATGTTACCAAATTTGTTCCAATTGCAAATACATCAATTTCATGACCTTGTCTATTCAAAGCAATGATGGTTGgttcatttaaatcatttgaagcAACGATTGAAAACTTTTCAAAGTAATCGATTTTGAATTGTTCACCAATTTGTTTGAATAATTTTCTAGATGCTTTGGAGAGATAAGAAAGATCACCACTATCTAAACGAATACCAACAGCTTTGTAACCCAATTGATGTAATGCCAATGCCACACAAATGAAATTTGGAACACCCGATGCCAATGTATCGTATGTATCAACCAAAGCTACTAAACCATTTGGAAAAGTACGTGCATATGCAACAAAAGCAACCAATTCACTGAGATTTGTTGCTGTGTAACCCAATTCATCTCTATACTTTTGACTCATCTCTAAAAGATTGTGAACATTTCCATTTGTATCCTTGATAGATGCATCTAATAATTCATCAGGGCCACTATAGTTGGTAATGAATGAATGAGCATGGGTACCTCTAATTGGAATGCCAAAGAAACAATGTGCTAAAACATTGGATGTGCCATCTGCTCCACCCAAATAACTATAACGTGATGCAGACATTGCACCATCTGGACCCTGTGCCCTACGTAAACCAAATTCCAACATAACTTTTTCCTTACCAACAGCCAAAC
It encodes the following:
- the naprt gene encoding nicotinate phosphoribosyltransferase-like protein, translating into MSQSNTPLKRKKTENGYSENGSTTGATSNQIRELKRATTVDYVYRDQESKDKIKPLNGFVTPLLTDLYQITMAYSLWKNNRHEIPAVFDLYFRKSPFGGEFTVFAGLEEVIRFVSDFHYTKEEVGFIKEMIPDCEQEFLDYLSKLDSSSVTLYAMKEGSVVFPRVPLLRVEGPMILCQLFETTLLCLVNFASLVATNAARHRLAVGKEKVMLEFGLRRAQGPDGAMSASRYSYLGGADGTSNVLAHCFFGIPIRGTHAHSFITNYSGPDELLDASIKDTNGNVHNLLEMSQKYRDELGYTATNLSELVAFVAYARTFPNGLVALVDTYDTLASGVPNFICVALALHQLGYKAVGIRLDSGDLSYLSKASRKLFKQIGEQFKIDYFEKFSIVASNDLNEPTIIALNRQGHEIDVFAIGTNLVTCQAQPALGCVYKLVEINGSPRIKLSQEANKITLPGRKTAYRLFGSEGHPLVDLLVDDNDMIKDGSKQIPQVGKKVLCLHPFEEQKRVIVTPVQIEKLHHIVFEKGQLTMPLPALNDIREYCFQQISKVREDHLRNSNPTPYKVSVTKELFDTLHNLWLDSVPIKEMK